A DNA window from Vagococcus penaei contains the following coding sequences:
- the phnE gene encoding phosphonate ABC transporter, permease protein PhnE, whose translation MNQRSLQEELANEPSRKLYYTMIFILLVGLTWWSSTAINMQPVSKEGMTIAKNIFGGIFHPDTEFLLGLTKKGVPFLLLETIAIAVLGTIIGAILAIPLSFLSATNIVPRGVTVVFRFIIMAIRTVPPFVYGLMFIRVTGPGASAGVLTLALISIGMVSKMFTETIEDLDQGILESMEAAGSTLFQKIRFGIIPQLNADFFSILLYRFDMNLRDATILGLVGAGGIGAPLIFAMNAYRWSQAGAILIGLFVLIVIVEQISSRIRRKLLKGS comes from the coding sequence ATGAATCAACGATCATTACAAGAAGAATTAGCGAACGAACCAAGTCGTAAACTATACTATACAATGATTTTTATTCTGTTAGTTGGTTTAACCTGGTGGTCATCAACAGCTATTAATATGCAACCTGTCTCCAAAGAAGGAATGACAATTGCTAAAAATATTTTTGGTGGTATCTTCCACCCAGATACAGAGTTTTTATTAGGTTTAACTAAAAAAGGTGTGCCCTTTTTATTATTAGAAACAATAGCCATTGCCGTTTTAGGAACAATTATTGGTGCAATTTTAGCTATTCCATTATCGTTCCTATCAGCAACAAATATTGTGCCACGAGGCGTTACAGTTGTTTTTCGTTTTATCATTATGGCTATTCGAACAGTCCCACCGTTTGTTTATGGCTTAATGTTTATTCGGGTAACAGGTCCCGGTGCCTCAGCGGGTGTGTTAACATTAGCTCTGATTTCCATTGGTATGGTATCTAAAATGTTTACTGAAACAATCGAAGACTTAGACCAAGGAATTTTAGAGTCAATGGAAGCTGCTGGAAGTACGTTATTCCAAAAAATCCGTTTTGGGATTATCCCCCAATTAAATGCTGATTTCTTCTCAATTTTATTGTATCGCTTTGATATGAATTTACGTGATGCAACAATTTTAGGGCTTGTTGGTGCGGGTGGTATTGGTGCACCATTGATTTTTGCAATGAATGCGTATCGATGGAGTCAAGCAGGTGCTATTTTAATTGGTTTGTTTGTTCTAATCGTTATTGTAGAGCAAATTTCATCACGGATTCGACGGAAATTACTGAAAGGAAGTTAA
- the phnE gene encoding phosphonate ABC transporter, permease protein PhnE, producing the protein MKLYDQILKPTSWKLPNGKTIEESRSRSPIYIIVTVLIIATSLYLTQFDFVKVVKNGQQFWTMLFAMFPPNYSYTDSIMTPLLDTIKMSFIGSLLGSLLAVPFAILAAENMTSNKVVVYIVRLLFTVMRTLPTLVTALIATYIWGLGTFAGTVAIFIFSFSYIGKQLFEQIETADMGAFEALEALGSSRSKAFIVTIIPQLLPIYISTCLFNFEGNVRYAAILGYVGAGGIGMILNENIGWREYPNVGMILVILLITVMLIESVSKLVRKHLT; encoded by the coding sequence ATGAAGCTGTATGATCAAATTTTAAAACCAACTAGTTGGAAGTTACCAAATGGTAAGACAATTGAAGAGAGTCGTAGCCGCTCGCCAATTTATATTATTGTGACAGTTCTAATTATTGCGACATCTTTATATTTGACACAATTTGATTTTGTAAAAGTTGTCAAAAATGGGCAACAATTTTGGACGATGTTGTTCGCCATGTTTCCACCTAATTATTCTTATACTGATAGCATTATGACACCGTTATTAGACACAATTAAAATGAGTTTTATTGGCTCATTACTTGGTAGTTTGTTGGCTGTACCATTTGCAATATTAGCAGCAGAAAACATGACAAGTAATAAAGTCGTTGTATATATCGTAAGATTACTTTTTACTGTTATGCGGACATTGCCAACTTTAGTGACAGCTTTAATTGCAACTTATATATGGGGACTAGGTACGTTTGCTGGGACAGTTGCGATTTTTATTTTTTCTTTTAGTTACATTGGTAAGCAATTATTTGAACAAATTGAAACAGCAGATATGGGAGCTTTTGAAGCTTTAGAAGCATTAGGAAGTAGTCGTAGTAAAGCGTTTATCGTAACGATTATCCCACAGTTATTGCCCATTTACATTTCAACTTGTCTATTTAATTTTGAAGGAAATGTACGATATGCAGCTATTTTAGGGTATGTTGGTGCAGGTGGTATTGGGATGATTTTAAACGAAAATATTGGTTGGCGTGAATACCCTAATGTCGGGATGATTTTAGTTATCCTGTTAATCACGGTCATGTTGATTGAAAGTGTTAGTAAATTAGTACGTAAACATTTAACTTAG
- a CDS encoding bifunctional metallophosphatase/5'-nucleotidase yields the protein MNQMGYDFVTLGNHDFNYGIEQLKRQLTELQATVSCVNVLDEQQNCLFPEQIKELPNGMKIGIVGITTEYIQIWEKAENLEGVNIVDPFVAAKAAYERIAPKVDVTICLYHGGFEVDLATKKTISETTENIGYRLATELSFDLLLTGHQHQQIPGQYIEGTYVVQPRNMGQDYFEIAITVNEAGCQIESTLNHPTGSIEQSVTLQLTNLNQEVQDYLDTPVGQLNQAIPKMNHLDVARYGNEWFSLIATVEQVATQADIAIVSSFNTIYPMARELTMRDILVNYPYENQLYLVKLTGKQLRQAMEKTATYFALKQDELVINPRWLSPKVEHYNYDFYFGLDYAFDCTKPEGERVIKLRLNNLEILDESVYSVAVNDYRANGGGEYRMYLDAVASENQGVDIQQLLVDHILEGKETPLLPLNLTISI from the coding sequence ATGAATCAAATGGGCTATGATTTTGTAACCTTAGGTAATCATGATTTTAATTATGGTATTGAGCAATTGAAGCGTCAATTAACTGAGTTACAGGCAACTGTCTCGTGCGTCAATGTGCTTGATGAACAACAAAACTGCCTATTTCCTGAGCAAATTAAAGAATTACCTAATGGTATGAAAATTGGCATTGTGGGTATTACAACGGAATATATTCAAATTTGGGAAAAAGCTGAAAACTTAGAAGGGGTCAACATTGTTGATCCGTTTGTAGCGGCTAAAGCGGCTTATGAGCGGATAGCGCCTAAAGTAGATGTGACAATTTGTTTGTATCATGGCGGTTTTGAAGTTGATTTGGCAACAAAAAAAACCATCTCAGAAACTACCGAAAATATTGGCTATCGATTAGCTACGGAACTATCATTTGATTTATTATTAACTGGTCATCAACATCAGCAAATACCTGGTCAATATATTGAAGGAACTTACGTTGTTCAACCAAGGAATATGGGGCAAGATTATTTTGAAATTGCTATTACAGTCAATGAAGCGGGTTGTCAAATTGAGTCAACGTTAAATCATCCAACTGGTAGTATTGAGCAATCGGTGACTTTACAGTTAACTAATTTAAATCAAGAGGTTCAAGACTATTTAGATACACCTGTTGGTCAACTAAACCAAGCTATTCCTAAAATGAACCATTTGGATGTAGCACGATATGGAAATGAATGGTTTAGTCTGATCGCCACAGTCGAGCAAGTCGCGACACAGGCAGATATCGCGATTGTTAGTTCGTTTAATACTATCTATCCAATGGCACGCGAGTTGACTATGCGTGATATTCTAGTTAATTATCCATATGAGAATCAGCTCTACTTGGTTAAGCTAACTGGTAAACAATTACGTCAAGCAATGGAAAAAACGGCAACATATTTTGCTTTAAAACAAGATGAGTTAGTGATTAATCCTCGCTGGTTAAGCCCAAAAGTTGAGCACTATAATTATGACTTTTATTTTGGGTTAGATTATGCATTCGATTGTACTAAACCAGAGGGTGAACGTGTAATAAAATTACGACTCAATAATCTTGAAATTCTAGATGAATCTGTTTATTCAGTTGCAGTAAATGATTACCGTGCTAATGGCGGCGGTGAGTACCGGATGTATTTGGACGCAGTAGCTTCTGAAAATCAAGGAGTAGACATTCAACAATTATTGGTTGACCATATTTTAGAGGGCAAAGAAACTCCGTTACTCCCATTAAATTTAACAATTTCGATTTAA
- a CDS encoding RrF2 family transcriptional regulator yields MKLTNATEQALAIMAMLATQTKETPASSRAIYEKLTVSPSYVKKLLRKLVVAKIISGVSGTNGGFYIERDLSEVTLLDIVTSIEGPLCSFPHVGVLEQAFTDFTDIAENGEQVIANQFAKADAAWSDVLSRISVQDIMKQVFTDYTDLPMRDWNNELADAIESGDKHEKTY; encoded by the coding sequence GTGAAATTGACCAATGCCACGGAACAAGCATTAGCAATTATGGCGATGTTAGCCACACAAACAAAAGAAACCCCGGCTTCGTCACGTGCCATTTATGAAAAGCTAACGGTATCACCGTCTTATGTCAAGAAATTATTACGTAAGTTAGTAGTTGCTAAAATTATTTCTGGTGTCTCTGGTACAAATGGTGGATTCTACATTGAACGTGATTTAAGTGAAGTAACGCTATTAGACATTGTTACCTCTATTGAAGGACCACTGTGTTCTTTTCCACATGTAGGTGTACTTGAACAAGCTTTTACCGATTTTACTGATATTGCAGAAAATGGTGAGCAAGTCATTGCTAATCAGTTTGCCAAAGCTGATGCTGCTTGGAGTGACGTATTAAGTAGGATATCTGTGCAAGATATTATGAAACAAGTCTTCACTGACTATACTGATTTACCGATGCGCGATTGGAATAATGAGTTAGCTGACGCTATAGAAAGTGGGGATAAACATGAAAAAACGTATTAG